Proteins encoded in a region of the Leifsonia sp. PS1209 genome:
- a CDS encoding PAS domain-containing sensor histidine kinase — protein MSTLSDLVHAHTRSSEEDVDWLHGLVGDWQLLADLAFADIVLWVPTTDDDFVAVAHARPSSAATLFYRDFVGQRIKPEWRQQVTDAFQTKQIIDTNAPDWFEETPTRVLAVPVIRRLSVNSPETAEQPVAVITRHSNLSEARTPGRQELTFNACANDLFNMIATGDFPDLGAPSGPRRGAPRASDGLIRLDVDGITTFASPNALSAFNRMGFTEELEGESLATVTTRLLSGRMTVDESLPLVVTGRAPWRTDIEARGVTVSLRAIPIRNRGERVGAIVLCRDVSELRHQERELITKDATIREIHHRVKNNLQTVASLLRIQARRTHSEEAREALNQAMRRVAAIAVVHDTLSTGLNQIVDFDDVFARVLLLVAEVASSHNTTVHPKSSGSFGSLPSEYATPLALALTELVTNAVEHGLAGREGEVEIIADRSEDSLTVKVVDNGSGLPEGKVGSGLGTQIVRTLIQGELGGTIDWHTMMGQGTEVTIEVPLRYLTKS, from the coding sequence GTGTCGACGCTCAGTGATCTTGTGCATGCCCATACCCGTTCCTCGGAGGAGGACGTCGATTGGCTGCACGGCCTCGTCGGGGACTGGCAGCTCCTCGCCGATCTGGCCTTCGCCGACATCGTGCTGTGGGTGCCGACCACCGATGACGATTTCGTCGCCGTCGCGCACGCGCGCCCGTCGAGCGCCGCGACCCTGTTCTACCGCGACTTCGTCGGCCAGCGGATCAAGCCGGAGTGGCGACAGCAGGTCACGGATGCGTTCCAGACCAAGCAGATCATCGACACCAACGCGCCGGACTGGTTCGAGGAGACCCCCACCAGGGTGCTCGCCGTCCCGGTCATCCGGCGGCTGAGCGTCAACTCTCCGGAGACCGCCGAGCAGCCTGTCGCCGTCATCACGCGGCACTCCAACCTCAGCGAGGCGCGCACCCCCGGCCGTCAGGAACTCACGTTCAACGCGTGCGCCAACGACCTCTTCAACATGATCGCCACCGGCGACTTCCCCGACCTGGGGGCGCCGAGCGGTCCAAGGCGTGGAGCGCCCCGCGCCTCCGACGGACTCATCCGGCTCGACGTGGACGGGATCACCACCTTCGCCAGCCCGAACGCCCTCAGCGCCTTCAACAGGATGGGCTTCACCGAGGAGCTGGAGGGCGAGTCCCTCGCCACCGTCACCACCCGGCTGCTGTCCGGCCGGATGACCGTCGACGAGTCCCTCCCGCTCGTCGTCACCGGGCGTGCACCGTGGCGCACCGACATCGAGGCGCGCGGCGTCACCGTGTCGCTCAGGGCCATCCCGATCCGCAACAGGGGGGAGCGCGTCGGCGCGATCGTCCTCTGCCGCGACGTGTCCGAGCTGCGGCACCAGGAGCGCGAGCTCATCACCAAGGATGCGACCATCCGGGAGATCCACCACCGGGTGAAGAACAATCTGCAGACCGTCGCGTCGCTGCTGCGCATCCAGGCCCGCCGCACGCACTCGGAGGAGGCCAGGGAGGCCCTCAACCAGGCGATGCGCCGGGTGGCGGCCATCGCCGTCGTGCACGACACACTCTCCACCGGTCTCAACCAGATCGTCGACTTCGACGACGTGTTCGCACGGGTGCTGCTGCTGGTGGCCGAGGTCGCGTCGAGCCACAACACGACCGTGCACCCGAAGTCGTCCGGCAGCTTCGGTTCGCTGCCGAGCGAGTACGCGACGCCGCTCGCGCTCGCACTCACCGAGCTCGTCACCAACGCCGTCGAGCACGGGCTCGCGGGTCGCGAGGGCGAGGTGGAGATCATCGCAGACCGCTCGGAGGACTCGCTCACGGTCAAGGTGGTCGACAACGGCTCGGGGCTGCCGGAGGGCAAGGTGGGGAGCGGGCTCGGCACGCAGATCGTGCGCACGCTCATCCAGGGCGAGCTGGGCGGCACGATCGACTGGCACACGATGATGGGGCAGGGCACAGAGGTGACCATCGAGGTGCCGCTGCGCTACCTCACGAAGTCATAA
- a CDS encoding glycosyltransferase family 2 protein, whose product MKTSLPRFSVIIAAYQAESTITRSVRSNLDQEYEGWFEVIVVDDGSTDRTSQVLDELNDPRLKVIRLTKNGGRSAARNTAIAAASGDFLNICDADDMSLPGRMRAHAAAIVSRPDADVWFGRYVAREPQGETREWPRTPGTVEGVDRAFHQGKMAVAHGASAFRRDWFARTGGYDESIAVAEDYDLFARGWRIGRYVPQDDFVLEYATRSAFPTWQYWWDNERYRRAITARVRDLGPTFAGRTPLDRYLGRTSVPSRRLVEMARFRVHRMLEPLRSR is encoded by the coding sequence GTGAAGACCTCGCTTCCCCGGTTCAGCGTAATCATCGCTGCATACCAGGCAGAATCGACGATCACGCGTTCTGTGCGCTCGAACCTCGACCAGGAGTACGAGGGCTGGTTCGAGGTCATCGTCGTTGACGACGGATCGACCGACCGCACCTCTCAAGTATTGGACGAGCTAAACGATCCTCGCCTGAAGGTGATCCGTCTCACGAAGAACGGCGGAAGATCCGCCGCCCGCAACACCGCCATCGCAGCAGCGTCCGGCGACTTCCTGAATATCTGCGATGCGGACGACATGTCGCTCCCTGGCCGGATGCGCGCTCACGCGGCTGCGATCGTCTCACGTCCCGACGCGGATGTCTGGTTCGGCCGATACGTCGCCCGTGAACCCCAGGGGGAAACGAGGGAGTGGCCGCGCACACCGGGCACAGTTGAGGGCGTGGACCGGGCCTTCCACCAGGGCAAGATGGCGGTCGCCCACGGCGCCAGTGCGTTCCGGCGCGACTGGTTTGCTCGGACAGGCGGCTACGACGAAAGCATCGCCGTCGCTGAGGACTACGATCTCTTCGCCCGCGGTTGGCGAATCGGCCGGTATGTTCCTCAAGACGACTTCGTTCTTGAATACGCGACGCGCTCGGCCTTCCCCACCTGGCAGTACTGGTGGGACAACGAACGCTATCGGCGTGCGATTACGGCGCGGGTACGCGACCTCGGCCCCACTTTTGCTGGGCGAACTCCGCTTGACCGTTACTTGGGGCGGACATCAGTGCCATCACGGCGACTCGTTGAAATGGCGCGGTTCCGCGTCCACCGGATGCTCGAACCACTGCGGTCACGGTGA
- a CDS encoding ABC transporter substrate-binding protein — protein sequence MSHSLRRAGLVGIAVASALVLSACGGTSNNASSSGGKSIVVDASFDLKTADPNREYETTGGMVAHALYQTLLTFDGSDVSKPVDGLASYTMSADNKVLTLTMKGDSTFSDGSKVTVDDAVFSLQRVLGIKGNPSFLLDGITVAKTSDTTLTLTSAEPNPALPYILPNPALGVVNQKVVEKNGGSATADDKAESFLNKTSAGSGPYMLESFDAASQVVLKKNPKYSGKAPAYDRVVLRNVQGPTQKLNVEAGDSQIALDLNPDQVAAIDASKVNVISAASRYTIFLLLNQDKAVDPFTSNPDFLDAVKKGIDYDKILDLAGKGSERPGGVIPSIFIGALKASDGNQFDLSGAKAALAKSGYSGQTVKLNFPNDITVQGLSLQSVAESIQAQLKTVGITVQLAPAPVATELDAYRNGKEPMGLWYWGPDFPDPSNYLAFTPGELVGLRAGWTADADPTVSDLAAKAKAATGTEERTAAYQALQKAQNASGPFIPLLQPAQNVVTAKSITSLSLNPLWTIDFAGIK from the coding sequence GTGTCCCATTCCCTGCGTCGCGCCGGCCTCGTCGGCATCGCAGTCGCCAGCGCGCTCGTCCTGAGCGCCTGCGGCGGCACCTCCAACAACGCGTCATCGTCTGGCGGAAAGTCGATCGTGGTCGACGCTTCGTTCGACCTGAAGACCGCAGACCCGAACCGCGAGTACGAGACGACCGGCGGCATGGTCGCCCACGCTCTCTACCAGACCCTCCTCACCTTCGACGGCAGCGATGTCTCGAAGCCGGTCGACGGGCTCGCCAGCTACACCATGTCGGCCGACAACAAGGTGCTCACCCTCACCATGAAGGGCGACTCCACGTTCTCGGACGGCTCGAAAGTGACCGTCGACGACGCCGTGTTCTCGCTGCAGCGCGTGCTCGGCATCAAGGGCAACCCGTCCTTCCTGCTCGACGGCATCACCGTGGCGAAGACCTCGGACACCACGCTGACGCTCACGTCGGCAGAGCCGAACCCCGCTCTCCCGTACATCCTTCCCAACCCGGCGCTCGGCGTCGTGAACCAGAAGGTCGTCGAGAAGAACGGCGGATCGGCGACCGCAGACGACAAGGCGGAGTCCTTCCTCAACAAGACGTCGGCAGGCTCCGGCCCGTACATGCTCGAGTCGTTCGACGCCGCCTCCCAGGTGGTGCTGAAGAAGAACCCCAAGTACAGCGGTAAGGCTCCGGCATATGACCGCGTCGTGCTGCGCAACGTGCAGGGACCGACCCAGAAGCTGAACGTGGAGGCGGGCGACTCGCAGATCGCACTCGACCTGAACCCCGACCAGGTCGCGGCCATCGACGCCTCCAAGGTCAACGTCATCTCGGCGGCGTCGCGATACACGATCTTCCTCCTCCTCAATCAGGACAAGGCCGTCGACCCGTTCACCAGCAACCCGGACTTCCTGGACGCCGTCAAGAAGGGGATCGACTACGACAAGATCCTCGACCTGGCCGGCAAGGGGTCCGAGCGGCCGGGCGGCGTCATCCCGTCGATCTTCATCGGCGCGCTGAAGGCGTCGGACGGCAACCAGTTCGACCTCAGCGGCGCGAAGGCGGCGCTCGCGAAGTCCGGATACAGCGGCCAGACGGTCAAGCTGAACTTCCCGAACGACATCACGGTGCAGGGCCTGTCGCTGCAGTCGGTCGCCGAGTCCATCCAGGCTCAGCTGAAGACCGTCGGCATCACCGTCCAGCTCGCCCCCGCGCCCGTCGCCACCGAGCTGGATGCGTACCGCAACGGCAAGGAGCCGATGGGACTCTGGTACTGGGGCCCGGACTTCCCGGACCCCTCGAACTACTTGGCGTTCACCCCCGGTGAGCTGGTCGGCCTCCGCGCCGGCTGGACGGCGGATGCCGACCCGACCGTGAGCGACCTGGCAGCGAAGGCCAAGGCCGCGACCGGCACGGAGGAGCGCACCGCCGCCTACCAGGCGCTGCAGAAGGCGCAGAACGCCTCAGGGCCGTTCATCCCGCTGCTGCAGCCTGCGCAGAACGTGGTGACCGCGAAGTCCATCACGTCCCTGTCGCTCAACCCGCTCTGGACGATCGACTTTGCGGGCATCAAGTAA
- a CDS encoding ABC transporter permease, which produces MTQDVLSRGLRRPFRARLNVPRAMRTPLAVTGGAIVVVWLLVAILAPWIAPYDPLAQSFTKLLAPNPVNWFGTDEVGRDVLSRVIAGARVSILLALLLVASSLVIGSILGAVAGYIGKAADEIIMRIADLVFAFPTIILAMVIAASLGPSLTNAVIAMLIVSWPAYARVTRSLVLGARTSEYVIAGRLLGNSPVVSLSKDILPNIIAPVFVLATLDVGTAILLLSGLSFLGLGAVPPTPDWGAMVSSGVLNFSSWWIAVFPGLAILSVVLAFNFLGDALRDSLDPRTAESVQGRAL; this is translated from the coding sequence ATGACCCAGGACGTTCTCTCCCGCGGGCTGCGCCGCCCGTTCCGCGCCAGGCTCAACGTGCCGCGCGCGATGCGGACGCCGCTCGCCGTCACCGGCGGCGCGATCGTGGTGGTGTGGCTGCTGGTCGCGATCCTCGCACCGTGGATCGCGCCGTACGACCCTCTTGCCCAGAGCTTCACCAAGCTGCTCGCCCCGAACCCGGTCAACTGGTTCGGCACCGACGAGGTGGGGAGGGATGTGCTCTCCCGCGTCATCGCCGGCGCGCGCGTCTCCATCCTGCTCGCGCTGCTGCTGGTGGCGTCGTCGCTGGTGATCGGCTCGATCCTCGGGGCCGTCGCCGGATACATCGGCAAGGCGGCCGACGAGATCATCATGCGCATCGCCGACCTGGTGTTCGCGTTTCCGACGATCATCCTCGCGATGGTGATCGCCGCATCCCTCGGCCCGAGCCTGACCAACGCGGTGATCGCGATGCTGATCGTGTCGTGGCCCGCATACGCCCGCGTCACCCGTTCGCTGGTGCTGGGGGCGCGCACGAGCGAGTACGTGATCGCGGGACGTCTGCTGGGCAACAGCCCGGTGGTGTCGCTGTCGAAGGACATCCTGCCCAACATCATCGCGCCGGTGTTCGTGCTGGCGACCCTGGATGTGGGCACGGCGATCCTGCTGCTGTCCGGCCTGTCGTTCCTCGGCCTCGGCGCCGTGCCGCCGACGCCGGACTGGGGCGCGATGGTCTCGTCCGGCGTCCTCAACTTCTCGTCCTGGTGGATCGCCGTGTTCCCTGGGCTCGCGATCCTCTCCGTGGTGCTCGCGTTCAACTTCCTCGGGGACGCGCTGCGCGACTCCCTGGATCCGCGCACGGCTGAGAGCGTTCAGGGGAGGGCACTGTGA
- a CDS encoding ATP-binding cassette domain-containing protein, with product MSLLDIEDLVVTYKQPGRGRLTAVDGVSLRLDKRQVLGLVGESGCGKSTIARAVCGLEPVQHGSIHFEGEPVRRLGLRKRDKAQLRIQMVFQNPYASLNPRRTIASQLTDGLRINPDRSAWTVASLLEAVELDASAATKHPHAFSGGQRQRIAIARAIATGPDLLIGDEPIASLDASLQARVAGMMRTLAIETGAALLFISHDLAIVREIADDVAVMSAGRIVERGPVAEVWNNPQASYTRRLLAAIPKVDGLGQLPG from the coding sequence ATGAGCCTGCTCGACATCGAAGACCTCGTCGTCACGTACAAGCAGCCGGGTCGCGGGCGGCTGACCGCCGTCGACGGCGTCAGCCTGCGTCTCGACAAACGCCAGGTGCTCGGCCTCGTCGGCGAATCGGGATGCGGGAAGTCGACGATCGCCCGCGCGGTCTGCGGCCTCGAGCCCGTGCAGCACGGGAGCATCCACTTCGAGGGCGAGCCGGTGCGCCGGCTGGGGCTGCGGAAGCGCGACAAGGCGCAGCTGCGCATCCAGATGGTGTTCCAGAATCCGTATGCGTCGCTCAACCCGCGGAGGACCATCGCGAGCCAGCTGACCGACGGCCTGCGCATCAACCCGGACCGGTCGGCCTGGACGGTCGCGTCGCTGCTCGAAGCCGTCGAACTGGATGCGTCGGCCGCGACCAAGCACCCGCACGCGTTCTCGGGCGGCCAGCGTCAGCGGATCGCCATCGCGCGTGCCATCGCCACCGGACCGGACCTGCTGATCGGCGACGAGCCGATCGCGTCGCTCGACGCCTCGCTGCAGGCGCGCGTGGCCGGGATGATGCGCACGCTGGCGATCGAGACGGGCGCCGCCCTGCTGTTCATCAGCCACGACCTCGCCATCGTGCGCGAGATCGCCGACGATGTCGCGGTGATGAGCGCCGGCCGCATCGTCGAGCGCGGCCCGGTCGCGGAGGTCTGGAACAACCCGCAGGCGAGCTACACGCGCCGTCTGCTCGCCGCCATCCCGAAGGTCGACGGCCTCGGCCAGCTCCCCGGCTGA
- a CDS encoding glycosyltransferase family 4 protein, whose product MSGISGRRITVVSQLPPPVHGVTIVTGALLHVLREAGAEVRLVDRRFSRTVADVGRFRMRKVLALVGYWFRFLGDVIGHRPDAVVLFGTTRSFSFPADLGIVMIAKVLRLPLVNYVHSVGYRALAARRGFGRLVAFSLGSADLTVCLGPTLISDVSPWADGGTTRTIYNATARLPTPSHRDDARLLFMSNLIAEKGVNDFLELAVELCQRRPSLICELAGAVVEPEVHAEQVARLTALGLERRVRFLGVVTGDAKQQALAHSTALIFPSRFPLEAQPLTIIEAMSVGMPVVAFDTGGIRDIVAHEQTGMLVAPGNVDELIARTDELLENPALRASLGQGAVERYERLHSLESFQVEWARALTSVLERKAS is encoded by the coding sequence ATGTCTGGAATCTCGGGGCGACGGATCACCGTCGTCAGCCAGCTGCCACCGCCTGTGCACGGCGTCACGATCGTCACCGGTGCTCTTCTCCACGTTCTTCGCGAGGCGGGTGCTGAGGTGCGGCTCGTCGACCGCCGATTCAGCCGCACCGTGGCGGACGTGGGCAGATTTCGCATGCGCAAGGTTCTCGCGCTGGTCGGATACTGGTTCCGCTTCCTGGGCGACGTCATCGGGCACCGCCCGGATGCGGTCGTGCTCTTCGGCACCACCCGATCGTTTTCCTTCCCCGCAGATCTCGGCATCGTGATGATCGCGAAGGTGCTGCGACTGCCACTCGTCAACTACGTGCACTCCGTCGGCTACCGAGCACTCGCGGCTCGTCGCGGCTTTGGAAGGTTGGTTGCCTTCTCGCTCGGCAGCGCAGATCTGACAGTGTGCCTCGGTCCTACCCTGATCTCGGACGTGTCACCGTGGGCAGATGGGGGTACAACCCGCACCATATACAACGCCACGGCGCGCCTCCCCACCCCCTCGCACCGCGACGATGCGCGCCTCTTGTTCATGTCCAATCTGATTGCGGAGAAGGGGGTGAACGATTTCCTTGAGCTCGCCGTCGAATTGTGCCAGCGGAGGCCATCGCTGATCTGCGAGCTTGCGGGCGCGGTGGTGGAACCTGAGGTTCATGCAGAACAAGTTGCCCGGCTCACGGCTCTCGGGCTCGAGCGCCGCGTGCGGTTTCTAGGCGTTGTTACCGGAGACGCGAAGCAGCAGGCGCTTGCGCACTCGACGGCCCTGATATTCCCCTCGCGCTTTCCACTTGAGGCGCAACCGCTGACGATCATCGAAGCGATGTCTGTCGGGATGCCTGTGGTGGCGTTCGACACAGGCGGTATTCGTGACATCGTCGCGCACGAGCAGACCGGGATGCTCGTCGCACCGGGAAACGTCGATGAACTCATCGCGCGGACCGACGAACTACTCGAGAATCCGGCACTGCGCGCATCCCTTGGGCAGGGGGCAGTGGAAAGATACGAGCGGCTCCACTCCCTGGAGAGCTTCCAGGTCGAGTGGGCCCGAGCCCTCACGTCTGTGCTTGAGCGGAAGGCATCGTGA
- a CDS encoding Rv3235 family protein has translation MTTVLNHHDDRTSPTALRERAGMRLRARQGVDAVAAPEAAQEARGRGRGPEGGAAPFRAVAELPAVPRADGLPDPAPLAANLALRVIEVLAGARNIDQLSRWVSDSVFVHLLRRTTISERTRKIAGNPVQRPRLWVGEPYIATPRDGVIEAVVLVHQPNRTRAVAMRLDVVGSRWRASAMTVL, from the coding sequence GTGACCACCGTTCTCAACCACCACGACGACCGCACCAGCCCGACCGCCCTCCGCGAACGGGCCGGGATGCGCCTCCGGGCGCGGCAGGGGGTGGATGCGGTGGCTGCGCCTGAAGCGGCTCAGGAGGCGCGTGGACGGGGCCGGGGGCCCGAGGGTGGGGCTGCGCCGTTCCGGGCCGTCGCGGAGCTTCCAGCCGTCCCGCGCGCGGACGGGCTGCCCGATCCGGCGCCTCTCGCAGCCAACCTCGCTCTGCGCGTCATCGAGGTCCTGGCCGGAGCGAGGAACATCGACCAGCTCAGCCGCTGGGTGAGCGACTCGGTCTTCGTGCATCTGCTGCGACGCACCACCATCTCGGAGCGCACCAGGAAGATCGCGGGCAACCCGGTCCAGCGCCCGCGCCTCTGGGTCGGCGAGCCGTACATCGCGACGCCCCGCGACGGCGTGATCGAGGCGGTCGTGCTCGTGCACCAGCCCAACCGCACGCGCGCCGTCGCCATGCGCCTCGACGTGGTCGGCTCGCGCTGGAGGGCGAGCGCGATGACAGTGCTGTGA
- a CDS encoding ABC transporter permease: protein MRASSKTPPGERERNAPAGIPPLARYLAIRLGITVLLLFGVTLVTFTLTNLVPADPVQAALGEQAAADPAIVQQFREAQGLDKPLPVQYLTYLGHVLQGNLGTSTQTHNAVASDLSRAFPATIELAVTAIVISIVLGIGLGLIAALKRRTFWDQLIRVISLIGVSMPAFWLALVVYFVFFYQLHLFPGSGRLAPTAIAPPQVTGLYTVDALLAGDLPTFWDAVYHLILPASVLALYTIGLLTRFARSAVLEVLDLDYVRAARAKGLPAHTVVFRYVLRGSLVPIITVVGLAFGSLLSGTVLVEKIYSWHGLGEYAFSAATKLDLPAIMGVGLVVGFVYIGLNLVVDIAYGLIDPRVRTA from the coding sequence TTGCGGGCATCAAGTAAGACGCCTCCGGGCGAACGCGAGAGGAACGCGCCGGCGGGGATCCCCCCGCTGGCGCGTTACCTCGCGATCCGGCTCGGCATCACCGTCCTGCTCCTCTTCGGAGTCACGCTCGTCACGTTCACGCTGACCAACCTCGTCCCGGCAGACCCCGTGCAGGCGGCCCTCGGTGAGCAGGCAGCGGCCGACCCGGCGATCGTGCAGCAGTTCCGCGAGGCGCAGGGACTCGACAAGCCGCTGCCGGTGCAGTACCTCACCTACCTCGGTCACGTGCTCCAGGGCAACCTCGGCACGTCCACTCAGACGCACAACGCCGTCGCCTCCGACCTGTCGCGGGCGTTCCCCGCCACGATCGAGCTGGCGGTGACCGCGATCGTCATCTCGATCGTCCTGGGCATCGGCCTCGGCCTGATCGCCGCCCTCAAGCGGCGCACGTTCTGGGATCAGCTCATCCGGGTCATCAGCCTCATCGGCGTCTCGATGCCCGCGTTCTGGCTGGCGCTGGTCGTCTACTTCGTCTTCTTCTACCAGCTGCACCTGTTCCCCGGGTCGGGCCGGCTGGCACCGACGGCCATCGCGCCTCCGCAGGTCACGGGCCTCTATACCGTGGATGCGCTGCTCGCCGGTGACCTGCCGACGTTCTGGGATGCGGTCTACCACCTCATCCTTCCCGCCTCCGTGCTCGCGCTGTACACGATCGGCCTGCTGACCAGGTTCGCGCGCTCCGCCGTGCTCGAAGTCCTGGACCTCGACTACGTGCGTGCCGCCAGGGCCAAGGGCCTCCCCGCGCACACCGTGGTGTTCCGCTACGTGCTGCGCGGCTCGCTCGTGCCGATCATCACCGTGGTCGGCCTGGCGTTCGGCTCCCTGCTCTCGGGCACCGTGCTCGTCGAGAAGATCTACTCCTGGCACGGGCTCGGCGAGTACGCGTTCTCCGCGGCGACCAAGCTCGACCTCCCGGCCATCATGGGCGTCGGCCTCGTGGTCGGCTTCGTCTACATCGGGCTCAATCTGGTGGTCGACATCGCGTACGGTCTGATCGACCCGAGAGTGAGGACGGCATGA
- a CDS encoding ABC transporter ATP-binding protein — protein sequence MSGLSIRNLTMSIGSGERAKHILRGIDLEVPAGRITGLAGESGSGKTMTGLAALGLLPAGSQTGGTIEFEGRNLLELRGRALNELRGSRVAMVFQDPTASLHPMLTIEGQLTDHLRAHRKISKKEAIARAIDTLELVKVPDPAGALKKYPHQFSGGQLQRIAIAMAIICGPSVLVADEPTTALDVTVQAGILRLLRTLCDELDLAVLLVTHDLGVMSALADTIAVMRNGEIVEHGDRFQIITDPQNEYTRALIDALPSTDRDAS from the coding sequence GTGAGCGGGTTGAGCATCCGGAACCTGACGATGTCGATCGGGTCAGGGGAGCGTGCGAAGCACATCCTGCGCGGCATCGACCTCGAGGTGCCAGCCGGCCGGATCACCGGGCTGGCCGGAGAGTCCGGGTCGGGCAAGACCATGACGGGGCTCGCGGCCCTCGGGCTGCTGCCCGCCGGATCGCAGACCGGCGGCACGATCGAATTCGAGGGGCGCAACCTGCTCGAGCTGCGGGGGAGAGCGCTGAACGAGCTGCGCGGCTCGCGGGTCGCGATGGTGTTCCAGGATCCGACAGCGAGCCTGCACCCGATGCTCACGATCGAGGGGCAGCTCACCGACCACCTCAGAGCGCACCGCAAGATCTCCAAGAAGGAGGCCATTGCGCGCGCCATCGACACGCTCGAACTGGTGAAGGTGCCCGACCCGGCCGGTGCGCTGAAGAAGTACCCGCACCAGTTCTCGGGCGGCCAGCTGCAGCGCATCGCCATCGCGATGGCGATCATCTGCGGCCCGTCCGTGCTGGTCGCCGACGAGCCGACGACGGCGCTCGACGTCACCGTGCAGGCGGGCATCCTGCGGCTGCTGCGCACCCTGTGCGACGAGCTCGACCTCGCGGTGCTGCTCGTCACGCACGACCTCGGCGTGATGTCGGCGCTGGCGGACACCATCGCGGTGATGCGGAACGGAGAGATCGTCGAGCACGGCGACCGGTTCCAGATCATCACCGACCCGCAGAACGAATACACGCGCGCGCTCATCGACGCGCTGCCCAGCACCGACAGGGATGCATCATGA
- a CDS encoding Lrp/AsnC family transcriptional regulator produces MELDETHIRMLELLREDGRTSIAALAEELGISRSNAYARYEALVKNGVIRGVHADIDPAAVGLSVSALVFVTLRQSQWADFRSRLETLPELEYFTVMTGEHDAMLLVRASGVSAIHNLVATRLAQWPSIKATVTVFLMDEQATRVSLRMPRVASDALQTSGERYGMTRFVRTSDQRAERATADPRRRR; encoded by the coding sequence ATGGAACTCGACGAGACGCATATCCGAATGCTGGAACTTCTGCGAGAGGATGGCCGCACCTCCATCGCCGCCCTGGCCGAAGAACTCGGCATCTCGCGCTCCAACGCGTACGCCCGCTACGAGGCTCTCGTGAAGAACGGCGTGATCCGCGGGGTGCACGCCGACATCGACCCGGCCGCCGTCGGCCTGAGCGTCTCAGCACTGGTGTTCGTCACCCTCCGGCAGAGCCAGTGGGCCGACTTCCGCAGCAGGCTTGAGACCCTGCCGGAACTCGAATACTTCACCGTGATGACCGGCGAGCACGACGCGATGCTGCTCGTCCGCGCCAGCGGCGTCTCCGCCATCCACAACCTCGTGGCCACCCGGCTCGCGCAGTGGCCGTCGATCAAGGCGACGGTCACGGTCTTCCTCATGGACGAGCAGGCGACGAGGGTGTCGCTCCGGATGCCCAGGGTCGCCTCCGACGCACTGCAGACCTCGGGCGAGCGCTACGGCATGACCCGGTTCGTCCGAACCAGCGACCAGCGGGCGGAGCGGGCGACGGCCGATCCACGCAGACGGCGGTGA